A DNA window from Luteolibacter luteus contains the following coding sequences:
- a CDS encoding xanthine dehydrogenase family protein molybdopterin-binding subunit: MNATPDMMDRRGFFRIGALVGGGFMLGSWSSAAEAAATAFSPNAFIRITLEGVITIFSKNPEVGQGIKTSLPMIIAEELEVPWEKVTVEQAPVDEKAFGRQMAGGSMSTPTNYDNLRRMGAIARTMLVEAAAKEWGVPAEECEATAGEVIHKSSGRKAGYGALASAASKLPVPDAKSVKLKKVEEFKLLGKRIGGVDNPKIVTGQPLFGIDQKHEGLRYASYVRCPVFAGKVKEADLDAVKKLPGVTDAFVIEGSGDHYGLLPGVAIIAKDTWSAFKAKNALQVTWDADAKESFAAHAAKAAEVMKGKGSGEIRKTGEPEFPDDGKTVVASYHYPHLAHANLEPQNCTAVFKNGAVEIWAPTQNPGGGLDGIAKALNIAKDKITIHMTRIGGGFGRRLMGDFMIECAAIAQKLEGSPVKVTWTRDQDLTHDYYRAGGWHHFRGRVDDAGKLSHWADHFVTFGLNSDERTGNGADLGGDEFPSRFVPNLLLERTIFPSNTPLGWWRAPGSCALAWAIQGFIDEMAHAAKKDPLDFRLELLGDQPEVPATGGRGQSYNAARMKGVLKLVAEKSGWGEKLEPGHGRGIAFHFSHLGYVAVVADVTVSKDGKLKVNKLSAGVDVGPIMNLSGAENQVEGSMIDGLSAAWFQEILVENGAVQQKGFHDYPLLTMKDAPKVEVHFAKSDYPPTGLGEPALPPTASAICNAIFAATGKRVRTLPLAKQDLSWS; encoded by the coding sequence ATGAACGCGACACCTGACATGATGGACCGCCGCGGATTCTTCCGGATCGGCGCGCTGGTGGGCGGAGGCTTCATGCTTGGCTCCTGGTCGAGCGCCGCGGAAGCCGCGGCCACTGCCTTTTCCCCGAATGCCTTTATCCGGATCACTCTGGAAGGAGTGATCACGATTTTCTCGAAGAACCCGGAAGTGGGGCAGGGGATCAAAACCTCGCTGCCAATGATCATCGCGGAGGAGCTCGAAGTGCCTTGGGAAAAGGTGACGGTCGAGCAGGCCCCGGTCGATGAGAAGGCCTTTGGCCGCCAGATGGCTGGCGGCAGCATGTCCACCCCGACGAACTACGATAACCTTCGTAGAATGGGAGCCATCGCCCGCACGATGCTGGTGGAAGCAGCTGCGAAGGAATGGGGTGTTCCTGCCGAGGAGTGCGAAGCCACTGCCGGGGAAGTGATTCACAAGTCCTCCGGTAGAAAGGCGGGCTACGGCGCGCTGGCCTCCGCCGCTTCGAAGCTTCCGGTGCCCGATGCGAAATCGGTGAAGCTGAAGAAGGTCGAGGAGTTCAAGTTGCTCGGGAAGCGGATCGGCGGCGTGGACAATCCGAAGATTGTCACCGGACAGCCGCTATTCGGCATCGATCAAAAGCATGAAGGGCTGAGATACGCGAGCTACGTGCGCTGCCCTGTTTTCGCCGGGAAGGTGAAGGAGGCGGACTTGGATGCGGTGAAGAAGCTTCCCGGAGTGACGGATGCCTTCGTGATCGAGGGCAGCGGCGACCACTATGGCTTGCTGCCGGGCGTGGCGATCATCGCCAAGGATACGTGGAGCGCGTTCAAGGCGAAGAATGCCTTGCAAGTGACTTGGGATGCCGATGCCAAGGAAAGCTTCGCGGCGCACGCGGCGAAAGCTGCCGAAGTGATGAAAGGCAAGGGTTCGGGTGAGATCCGCAAGACCGGCGAGCCCGAGTTTCCCGATGATGGCAAGACGGTGGTCGCGAGCTACCACTATCCACACCTCGCTCATGCGAACCTCGAGCCGCAGAATTGCACCGCCGTGTTCAAGAACGGCGCGGTCGAGATCTGGGCGCCAACCCAGAATCCCGGAGGCGGACTGGATGGCATCGCGAAGGCGCTGAATATCGCGAAGGACAAAATCACGATCCACATGACCCGCATCGGCGGTGGCTTCGGCCGGCGCCTGATGGGCGACTTCATGATCGAGTGCGCCGCGATCGCGCAGAAGCTGGAAGGCTCTCCAGTGAAAGTGACGTGGACCCGCGATCAGGATCTTACACACGACTATTATCGCGCCGGTGGATGGCACCATTTCCGCGGCCGCGTGGACGATGCCGGAAAGCTCAGTCACTGGGCCGATCACTTCGTGACCTTTGGCCTCAATAGCGACGAGCGCACCGGCAATGGAGCGGACCTCGGCGGAGATGAATTCCCCAGCCGCTTCGTGCCGAACCTGCTGCTGGAGCGCACCATTTTCCCTAGCAACACGCCCTTGGGTTGGTGGCGCGCGCCGGGTTCCTGTGCGCTTGCATGGGCGATCCAGGGATTCATCGATGAGATGGCGCATGCCGCGAAGAAGGACCCGCTCGACTTCCGGCTCGAGCTGCTGGGGGATCAGCCCGAGGTGCCTGCCACCGGTGGACGTGGCCAATCCTACAATGCCGCGCGGATGAAGGGCGTGCTGAAGCTCGTCGCCGAAAAATCCGGCTGGGGCGAGAAGCTCGAGCCCGGCCATGGCAGGGGCATCGCCTTCCACTTCAGCCATCTCGGGTACGTGGCCGTGGTCGCCGATGTGACCGTCAGCAAGGACGGCAAGCTGAAGGTGAACAAGCTCTCCGCCGGTGTGGATGTCGGACCGATCATGAATCTCAGCGGTGCCGAGAACCAGGTGGAGGGATCGATGATCGATGGTCTCAGCGCCGCGTGGTTCCAGGAGATCCTCGTCGAAAATGGGGCGGTCCAGCAGAAGGGCTTCCATGACTATCCGCTGCTCACGATGAAGGATGCGCCCAAGGTAGAGGTTCACTTCGCAAAGTCGGACTATCCGCCGACCGGGCTTGGCGAACCGGCGCTGCCGCCGACAGCGTCCGCGATCTGCAATGCGATCTTCGCCGCCACCGGAAAGCGTGTCCGCACCTTGCCCTTGGCGAAACAGGATCTAAGCTGGAGCTGA
- a CDS encoding NAD(P)-dependent alcohol dehydrogenase: protein MSSSRSYAAQSATAALAPLSIERREPGATDVQIEILYCGVCHSDLHQARNEWHNTIYPCVPGHEIVGRVTKVGPQVTKFKEGDLAAVGCMVDSCRTCENCQAGMEQYCLKFPTFTYNGEDKHLGGITYGGYSDAIVVDEAFTLKVPANLNPAAVAPLLCAGITTYSPLHHWKVGPGKKVGIVGLGGLGHMGVKFARALGAHTVLFTTSPSKVEDGLKLGADEVVISKDANAMAKHASSFDFILDAVSADHDINAYLSLLKLDGNLTLVGAPENPLPVAAFNLLLPRRSFSGSAIGGIAETQEMLDFCGEKGIVSEIEMISIQQVNEAYDRLLKSDVKYRFVIDMASLKN from the coding sequence ATGAGCTCCTCCAGATCCTACGCCGCCCAAAGCGCCACCGCCGCCCTTGCTCCTCTCAGCATTGAACGCCGCGAGCCCGGGGCCACCGATGTCCAGATCGAGATCCTCTACTGCGGGGTCTGCCACTCGGACCTCCATCAGGCCCGCAATGAATGGCACAACACCATTTACCCCTGCGTCCCCGGCCATGAGATCGTGGGCCGCGTCACAAAGGTCGGGCCGCAGGTGACCAAGTTCAAGGAGGGCGATCTCGCCGCCGTAGGCTGCATGGTTGATTCCTGTCGCACCTGCGAAAACTGCCAAGCGGGCATGGAGCAATACTGCCTCAAGTTCCCGACCTTCACTTACAACGGCGAAGACAAGCATCTGGGTGGCATCACCTACGGCGGCTACTCGGATGCCATCGTGGTCGATGAAGCCTTCACCCTGAAGGTTCCCGCCAATCTCAATCCCGCCGCTGTCGCGCCGCTGCTCTGCGCCGGCATCACCACCTACTCGCCGCTGCATCACTGGAAAGTCGGCCCCGGCAAGAAGGTCGGCATCGTTGGACTTGGCGGTCTTGGCCATATGGGCGTGAAGTTCGCCCGCGCTCTGGGGGCCCACACCGTTCTCTTCACAACTTCTCCTTCCAAGGTGGAGGACGGCCTGAAGCTCGGTGCCGATGAAGTGGTGATTTCGAAGGATGCCAACGCAATGGCCAAGCATGCCTCCAGCTTCGACTTCATCCTCGATGCAGTCTCGGCCGATCACGACATCAACGCCTACCTCTCCCTGCTGAAGCTCGACGGCAACCTCACTCTCGTGGGTGCTCCGGAGAACCCGCTTCCCGTCGCCGCCTTCAATCTCTTGCTGCCACGCCGCAGCTTCTCCGGCTCCGCCATCGGCGGCATCGCCGAGACCCAGGAGATGCTCGATTTCTGCGGCGAGAAGGGGATCGTGAGCGAGATCGAGATGATCTCGATCCAGCAGGTCAACGAGGCCTACGACCGCCTTCTCAAGAGCGATGTGAAGTACCGCTTCGTCATCGACATGGCCTCCCTCAAGAACTGA
- a CDS encoding aldo/keto reductase, whose amino-acid sequence MEFRHLGGSGLKVPVLTLGTGTFGGNGPLFSAWGNSGVEEAKKLIDISLEAGLNMFDSADVYSAGQAEEILGKAIEGKRDQVLISTKATFRTGEGPNDIGSSRHHLIESINGSLKRLGTDYIDLFQLHGFDAQTPIEETLSTLDDLVRAGKIRYLGVSNFSGWHLMKSLAIAEKYGWARYVAHQAYYSLIGRSYEWELMPLGIDQKIGAVVWSPLGWARLTGKIRRGTPLPENSRLQSQLNVDVGPPVDDEYLYRVVDALDEVASETGKTIPQIAINWLLQRPTVSTIVIGARNEDQLRQNLGAVGWNLTKEQVAKLDAASDTALAYPYFHQAGFERNPSPVA is encoded by the coding sequence ATGGAATTCCGACATCTCGGCGGATCGGGCCTCAAGGTCCCGGTATTGACCCTCGGCACCGGCACCTTCGGCGGCAATGGCCCGCTCTTTTCCGCATGGGGAAACAGCGGCGTCGAGGAAGCGAAGAAGCTCATCGATATCAGCCTCGAAGCCGGGCTGAACATGTTCGATAGCGCGGACGTTTACTCCGCCGGGCAGGCCGAGGAGATCCTCGGCAAGGCCATCGAAGGCAAGCGCGACCAAGTCCTCATTTCCACGAAGGCCACCTTCCGCACCGGCGAAGGCCCGAATGACATCGGCTCCTCCCGCCATCACCTGATCGAGTCAATCAATGGCAGCCTGAAGCGCCTCGGAACCGACTACATCGACCTGTTCCAACTCCACGGCTTCGACGCGCAGACGCCGATCGAAGAAACACTTTCCACTCTCGATGACCTCGTCCGCGCCGGAAAGATCCGCTACCTCGGCGTTTCGAATTTCTCCGGCTGGCACCTGATGAAGTCGCTGGCCATCGCCGAAAAATATGGCTGGGCCCGCTACGTCGCCCACCAGGCCTACTACTCGCTGATCGGCCGCAGCTACGAATGGGAACTGATGCCGCTCGGCATCGACCAGAAGATTGGCGCAGTTGTCTGGAGCCCGCTCGGCTGGGCCCGTCTCACCGGCAAGATCCGCCGTGGAACCCCTCTCCCGGAGAACAGCCGCCTGCAATCGCAGCTCAATGTGGATGTGGGCCCGCCGGTGGATGATGAATACCTCTACCGCGTGGTGGATGCCCTCGACGAAGTCGCCTCGGAAACCGGTAAGACCATCCCGCAGATCGCGATCAACTGGCTACTCCAGCGCCCGACCGTTTCCACGATCGTGATCGGCGCGCGCAACGAAGATCAGTTGCGCCAGAACCTGGGTGCTGTTGGTTGGAACCTCACCAAGGAGCAGGTGGCCAAGCTGGACGCCGCCAGCGACACCGCTCTCGCCTACCCTTATTTCCACCAAGCCGGCTTCGAGCGGAATCCCTCGCCCGTCGCCTGA
- a CDS encoding alkene reductase, translating to MSLLQQPIRIGAWELRNRIVMAPLTRCRSSEGRVPNALMAEYYRQRAGAGLILSEATSVTPMGVGYPDTPGLWSQEQVEGWKLVTKAVHEAGGTIIAQLWHVGRVSDPYYLNGELPVAPSAIALPGHVSLIRPQKPYVTPRALELQEIPGIIEDYRKAAFNAKEAGFDGVEIHGANGYLPQQFLNDESNKRTDSYGGSIENRARFMLEALDAAISVWGPDRVGLHLSPALPANGNGDSDPAATYGYVAREASARGIAFLFVREALDSPRFSKGIRKAFTGDFIANQELTAGEGEELLENDEADAISYGRLFISNPDLPQRFALGAPLNEPDPGSFYGQGPEGYTDYPTLDQLAQPA from the coding sequence ATGTCCCTGCTTCAACAGCCCATCCGCATCGGTGCCTGGGAACTCCGCAACCGCATCGTCATGGCACCGCTCACCCGCTGCCGTTCCAGTGAAGGCCGCGTGCCGAATGCGCTGATGGCCGAATACTACCGCCAGCGCGCCGGTGCCGGGCTGATCCTTTCCGAAGCCACCTCCGTCACCCCGATGGGCGTGGGCTATCCAGACACTCCCGGCCTCTGGTCGCAGGAGCAGGTTGAAGGCTGGAAGCTCGTCACCAAGGCGGTGCATGAAGCAGGCGGCACGATCATCGCCCAACTCTGGCACGTTGGACGCGTCTCCGATCCCTACTACCTGAATGGCGAACTCCCCGTCGCCCCCAGCGCCATCGCGCTGCCGGGCCACGTCAGCCTGATCCGCCCGCAGAAGCCCTATGTCACGCCTCGGGCCTTGGAACTTCAGGAGATCCCCGGCATCATCGAGGACTACCGCAAGGCTGCCTTCAATGCGAAGGAAGCCGGCTTCGATGGCGTCGAGATCCACGGCGCGAATGGCTACCTGCCTCAGCAGTTCCTGAACGACGAATCGAACAAGCGCACCGACTCCTACGGCGGCAGCATCGAGAACCGCGCCCGCTTCATGCTGGAAGCCCTCGACGCCGCAATCTCCGTCTGGGGACCGGACCGCGTGGGACTCCACCTGTCACCCGCCCTTCCGGCGAATGGCAATGGCGACTCCGATCCCGCTGCGACCTACGGCTACGTGGCCCGTGAAGCCAGTGCCCGCGGCATCGCTTTCCTCTTCGTCCGCGAAGCTCTTGATTCCCCGCGCTTCAGCAAGGGCATCCGCAAGGCCTTCACCGGCGACTTCATTGCCAATCAGGAGCTCACCGCCGGCGAAGGCGAAGAGCTGCTGGAGAATGATGAAGCCGACGCCATCTCCTACGGCCGCCTCTTCATCTCGAATCCGGATCTGCCGCAACGCTTTGCTCTCGGCGCCCCGCTGAACGAACCGGATCCGGGCAGCTTCTACGGCCAAGGCCCGGAAGGATACACCGACTACCCGACCCTCGATCAACTGGCCC
- a CDS encoding SDR family NAD(P)-dependent oxidoreductase, whose amino-acid sequence MDLQLTGKLALVTGSTAGIGLAIAKTLAAEGARVIINGRTQARVDEAIAAIRQDVPDASLESFAGDLAKVEESDRIAMEFPDVEILVNNLGIFEPKPFEEIPDADWYRFFETNFMSGMRLSRTYLPKMKSRDWGRIIFISSESSSDVPAEMIHYGVTKTMQVSLSRGLAGLTTGTGVTVNTIMPGPTWSEGVEQFVKDLARDQNKPAEQVEKEFFTNMRPNSLLRRFIQTDEIASFVAYVASPRSAATNGAALRAEGGLLHSLF is encoded by the coding sequence ATGGACCTCCAACTCACCGGCAAACTCGCCCTCGTCACCGGCTCGACCGCCGGCATCGGCCTCGCCATTGCGAAGACTCTCGCAGCAGAAGGGGCCCGCGTCATCATCAATGGCCGCACGCAGGCCCGTGTCGATGAGGCCATCGCTGCCATCCGGCAGGATGTCCCGGACGCATCCCTCGAAAGCTTCGCCGGCGATCTTGCCAAGGTGGAGGAGAGCGACCGAATCGCCATGGAGTTTCCGGACGTGGAGATCCTCGTCAACAACCTGGGCATCTTCGAGCCGAAGCCCTTCGAGGAAATCCCCGATGCCGATTGGTATCGCTTCTTCGAGACCAACTTCATGAGCGGGATGCGCCTGAGCCGCACCTACCTCCCCAAGATGAAGTCGCGCGATTGGGGCCGCATCATCTTCATCTCCAGCGAGTCTTCCTCCGACGTGCCCGCGGAGATGATCCACTACGGCGTGACGAAGACCATGCAGGTCTCGCTTTCCCGCGGCCTCGCCGGTCTCACCACCGGTACCGGCGTCACGGTGAATACCATCATGCCCGGCCCAACCTGGTCGGAAGGCGTGGAGCAGTTCGTCAAAGATCTCGCCCGCGACCAGAACAAGCCGGCTGAACAAGTGGAGAAGGAATTCTTCACCAACATGCGGCCGAACTCGTTGCTGCGCCGCTTCATCCAGACGGATGAGATCGCCTCCTTCGTCGCCTACGTCGCCAGCCCGCGTTCCGCCGCGACGAATGGTGCCGCCCTCCGTGCCGAAGGTGGCTTGCTCCACAGCCTTTTCTAA
- a CDS encoding (2Fe-2S)-binding protein, whose protein sequence is MKTFTLNVNGQERKAEVEEDTPLLWVLRDHLDLVGTKFGCGMAMCGACTVHLNGEAMRSCVTPISAVGDKKVTTIEGLATDGKLTALQQAWCDLDVAQCGYCQAGQIMCATALLREKPTPTDEDIDLAMSGNLCRCATYTRIRKAIHTAAAAK, encoded by the coding sequence ATGAAAACCTTCACTCTCAACGTCAACGGCCAGGAACGGAAGGCCGAGGTCGAGGAGGACACCCCGCTCCTCTGGGTGCTCCGCGACCACCTCGATCTGGTAGGAACGAAATTCGGCTGCGGCATGGCCATGTGCGGTGCCTGCACCGTGCACTTGAATGGCGAGGCGATGCGCTCTTGCGTGACGCCCATTTCAGCCGTCGGTGACAAGAAGGTCACGACGATCGAAGGACTGGCCACGGACGGAAAGCTCACCGCGCTGCAGCAGGCATGGTGTGACCTCGATGTCGCCCAGTGCGGCTACTGCCAGGCCGGCCAGATCATGTGCGCGACCGCCCTGCTCCGCGAGAAGCCGACTCCGACCGACGAGGATATCGACCTCGCGATGTCCGGAAATCTCTGCCGCTGCGCTACCTACACGCGCATCCGCAAGGCCATCCACACCGCAGCCGCCGCCAAGTAA
- a CDS encoding ArsR/SmtB family transcription factor produces MKPYSHPEPQDVTLPTVMQALSDPCRIEILRALMEEGELACGDIPLDISKATRSHHFAVLREAGLVLTRTEGTRCMTSVRTEEMEKRFPGLLDLVMREKAKKTGKKPAAKSL; encoded by the coding sequence ATGAAACCCTACAGTCACCCCGAACCTCAGGACGTCACCCTGCCCACGGTGATGCAAGCGCTGTCCGATCCCTGCCGGATCGAAATCCTGCGCGCACTGATGGAAGAAGGGGAACTGGCCTGCGGGGATATCCCGCTGGATATCTCGAAAGCGACGCGTTCGCATCATTTCGCGGTGCTGCGTGAGGCGGGCTTGGTGCTGACACGCACCGAGGGCACGCGCTGCATGACTTCCGTGCGAACCGAGGAAATGGAGAAGCGTTTTCCGGGATTGCTCGATCTCGTGATGCGCGAGAAAGCGAAGAAAACCGGGAAGAAGCCGGCAGCGAAATCGCTCTGA